In Candidatus Aenigmatarchaeota archaeon, one DNA window encodes the following:
- a CDS encoding histidine--tRNA ligase, protein MLQAPKGTKDYLPAEMRKRRFVMDRIREVFEKYGYSEVCTPAFENIEVFEKKGGIGDENIKDIYRFQDKSERWLGLRFEMTIVMPRLLMANPNLPKPIKWYYVANLWRYEATRKGRQREFWQAGVENMGKKDELVDAEILAITYDALKAIGIENFTMKVNSRKLISKIADKYSIKDKTGFFRLIDKKEKMPQKIWADELSGFFKKEKDAEEFMNISKMPWKEAKKELSSFAKEDIDYLEKILDYSKSFGIDKNNLEIDLLLMRGLDYYTDFIFETVVPGEKDLGSIAGGGRYDTMMESFGAPSTPATGMAIGIERVMEILGDKLKTESPLDVLILPIEETFMKNAVELAKNLRAEGIKCDIEIMRSNFKKKMAYASDIGARFVAIIGKDEAEKGLYTLKNMETSEQKTVALKDTLKLLK, encoded by the coding sequence ATGCTACAAGCCCCAAAAGGAACCAAGGACTACCTCCCGGCAGAGATGCGAAAAAGGCGATTCGTGATGGATAGAATCCGGGAAGTTTTCGAGAAGTACGGCTACTCTGAAGTCTGCACCCCTGCCTTTGAGAATATTGAAGTCTTCGAGAAAAAAGGCGGGATTGGCGACGAAAACATAAAGGACATTTACAGGTTTCAGGACAAGTCCGAGAGATGGCTTGGCCTTCGCTTCGAGATGACTATAGTGATGCCACGGCTACTCATGGCAAACCCCAACCTGCCTAAGCCCATCAAGTGGTACTACGTCGCAAACCTGTGGAGGTATGAAGCCACAAGAAAGGGGAGGCAAAGGGAGTTCTGGCAGGCAGGCGTAGAAAACATGGGGAAAAAAGACGAGCTTGTTGACGCGGAAATCCTTGCGATAACCTATGATGCGCTTAAGGCAATCGGAATAGAAAACTTCACGATGAAGGTAAATTCCCGAAAACTGATTTCAAAAATCGCGGACAAATACTCTATCAAGGACAAGACCGGATTTTTCCGGCTTATTGACAAGAAAGAAAAAATGCCCCAAAAAATCTGGGCTGACGAGCTTTCAGGGTTTTTCAAAAAGGAAAAAGACGCAGAAGAATTCATGAATATTTCGAAGATGCCCTGGAAAGAGGCCAAAAAGGAACTGTCATCTTTTGCAAAAGAGGATATAGACTATCTCGAGAAAATACTTGACTACTCAAAATCCTTCGGAATTGACAAAAATAACCTAGAAATAGACCTGCTTCTCATGAGAGGGCTTGACTATTACACGGATTTTATTTTCGAGACTGTTGTGCCTGGCGAAAAAGACCTTGGCTCAATTGCAGGCGGCGGGAGGTACGACACGATGATGGAAAGCTTTGGCGCGCCTTCAACTCCTGCGACAGGGATGGCAATAGGGATTGAAAGGGTTATGGAGATTCTAGGAGACAAGCTGAAAACAGAAAGTCCGCTAGATGTTTTGATTCTTCCAATCGAGGAAACTTTCATGAAGAACGCAGTCGAGCTTGCAAAAAACCTGAGGGCCGAAGGAATAAAGTGCGACATCGAGATAATGCGAAGCAACTTCAAGAAGAAGATGGCTTATGCCTCAGACATTGGAGCCAGATTTGTCGCAATAATCGGAAAGGACGAGGCCGAGAAAGGCCTTTACACGCTAAAGAATATGGAAACCAGTGAGCAGAAAACGGTTGCGCTGAAAGATACCCTAAAACTCCTTAAATAG